A stretch of the Desulfovibrio porci genome encodes the following:
- a CDS encoding (2Fe-2S)-binding protein → MFKKVREPKGNVVTIYFEDQPVQAEEGITVAAAVLNPAEGWTRTSHGGQRRGPFCQMGVCFECLMTIDGIPNRQACLTVVTEGMRVNRQSGAPDMRKEEKSHA, encoded by the coding sequence ATGTTCAAGAAAGTCAGGGAACCCAAGGGAAACGTGGTCACCATCTATTTTGAAGATCAACCCGTGCAGGCCGAGGAGGGCATAACCGTGGCGGCGGCGGTGCTGAATCCCGCCGAGGGCTGGACCCGCACCTCGCACGGCGGGCAGAGGCGTGGGCCTTTCTGCCAGATGGGCGTTTGCTTTGAATGTCTTATGACCATTGACGGCATACCCAACCGACAGGCCTGCCTGACAGTGGTGACGGAAGGCATGCGGGTGAACCGCCAGTCCGGCGCGCCCGACATGCGGAAGGAGGAGAAGAGCCATGCGTAA
- a CDS encoding IclR family transcriptional regulator: MTQTVKKYYEVGAVSKACLLIEMLSTRKSWELAALSKAVGLPKTTVHRMILTLEDNGYVIQEKQRGEYCLSFKMFSVGSRMLRYSSMVDVARPYCMELLEAVNETVNLCVPFGTDMLVVDRHITTQPLRQDTVIGGTFPMLQSASGKIFLAFAQEAEVRKAVEQVREKSGREFADKLMLTLRAELEEVRKTGLAYDAEEVFKGVRCVAVPILDFQNCLAGTLSVSVPTVRLNKKTMANIKQQIVQMSQKISLRLGASPASLPF; encoded by the coding sequence ATGACGCAGACTGTAAAAAAATACTATGAAGTTGGCGCCGTTTCTAAGGCATGCCTTCTCATTGAAATGCTCTCGACCCGCAAATCCTGGGAATTGGCCGCTCTGAGCAAGGCTGTGGGCCTACCCAAGACCACTGTGCACAGAATGATTCTGACACTGGAAGACAATGGCTATGTCATTCAGGAGAAGCAACGCGGGGAATATTGCCTTTCCTTCAAAATGTTTTCCGTGGGCAGCAGGATGCTGCGCTATTCCAGCATGGTGGATGTGGCCAGACCGTACTGCATGGAATTGCTGGAGGCCGTCAACGAAACGGTGAACCTGTGCGTGCCCTTTGGTACGGACATGCTAGTGGTGGACCGGCATATCACCACGCAGCCGTTGCGTCAGGACACCGTCATCGGTGGGACCTTTCCCATGCTGCAGTCGGCGTCCGGCAAGATCTTTCTGGCCTTTGCCCAAGAAGCGGAAGTGCGCAAGGCCGTGGAGCAGGTGCGGGAAAAATCGGGCCGGGAGTTTGCGGATAAACTGATGCTCACTCTGCGCGCGGAACTGGAAGAAGTGCGCAAGACGGGCCTTGCCTATGACGCGGAAGAGGTTTTCAAGGGAGTACGCTGTGTGGCTGTGCCCATTCTCGATTTTCAGAATTGCCTGGCCGGAACGTTGAGCGTTTCCGTGCCCACGGTGCGGCTTAACAAAAAGACCATGGCCAACATCAAGCAGCAGATTGTACAAATGTCGCAGAAAATCTCCCTGAGGCTGGGAGCCTCCCCCGCGAGTCTGCCTTTTTGA
- a CDS encoding acetate--CoA ligase family protein has translation MPCEAGGAKAAAAAESLGFPVVMKIESEQIMHKSDVGGVVLNVRDSGEAAAAFDRILENVRINAPEACLNGVLIQEMAPAGLEIIIGVNNDPQFGPVVLCGLGGIFVEIFKDIALCPAPVSRSEAMNMLKSLKGYPLLKGARGGKKLDMEAVVTAIMSVSRYATEHMDKVSQIDINPLLVYPEGQGAKAVDALIINKT, from the coding sequence GTGCCGTGTGAAGCCGGGGGAGCCAAGGCCGCTGCCGCAGCGGAAAGTTTGGGCTTCCCGGTGGTGATGAAGATCGAGTCCGAGCAGATCATGCACAAGTCCGATGTGGGCGGTGTGGTCCTTAATGTGCGTGACAGCGGCGAAGCGGCGGCGGCCTTTGACCGGATTCTGGAAAATGTGCGCATAAACGCGCCCGAGGCATGCCTTAACGGCGTGCTGATTCAGGAAATGGCACCGGCCGGGCTGGAAATCATCATCGGCGTCAATAATGACCCGCAGTTCGGCCCGGTGGTGCTGTGCGGCCTTGGCGGCATTTTTGTGGAAATATTCAAGGACATAGCCCTGTGCCCAGCCCCGGTGAGCCGCTCAGAAGCCATGAACATGCTCAAAAGCCTCAAGGGCTATCCTTTGCTCAAAGGGGCGCGCGGCGGCAAAAAACTGGATATGGAGGCTGTGGTGACGGCCATTATGAGCGTGTCCAGGTATGCCACGGAGCATATGGACAAGGTAAGCCAGATCGACATCAACCCGCTGTTGGTCTATCCCGAGGGGCAAGGTGCCAAGGCCGTGGATGCACTGATTATCAACAAGACATAA
- a CDS encoding sulfite exporter TauE/SafE family protein yields the protein MLIIILGILLLLGLYFAYVFIKDYRAHRQENTKVSTPLVGVLGFVTLFFDVLGIGNFATSTALFKLFKIIDDRKIPGTLNVCTSLPEVVSATFLITAIEVDPLTLVTMLVSSSAGAYFGASIISRFSVHKIRFTLSMALFVTAIIMFCGLMGWMPGGGTATGLTGSNLVIANVGNFILGVLMTAGIGAYAPCMALIYFLGMSPLVAFPIMMGSCAFLMPVAGLKFIKEGAYDRKISMIISLSGILGVSVAAIFVKSIPLGVLKWVVIGVVLYTSATMFYALLKGRREMGKAEPQRASAPAPE from the coding sequence ATGCTCATAATCATTCTCGGTATCCTCCTGCTTTTGGGGCTGTATTTTGCGTATGTATTCATCAAAGACTACAGAGCGCACCGACAGGAAAACACCAAGGTATCCACTCCCTTGGTGGGTGTTCTGGGTTTTGTCACTCTGTTTTTCGATGTGCTGGGCATAGGCAACTTCGCCACATCCACCGCCCTGTTCAAACTTTTCAAGATAATTGACGACAGAAAAATTCCAGGCACTCTGAATGTCTGTACTTCTCTGCCGGAGGTGGTTTCGGCCACCTTTCTCATCACCGCCATTGAGGTGGACCCCCTGACCCTGGTCACCATGCTTGTTTCCAGTTCGGCGGGAGCGTATTTCGGCGCCTCCATCATCTCGCGTTTCTCTGTGCACAAAATCCGCTTTACCCTCAGTATGGCCCTGTTCGTCACGGCCATCATCATGTTTTGCGGGCTCATGGGCTGGATGCCAGGCGGCGGCACGGCCACCGGACTTACCGGGAGCAATTTGGTCATCGCCAATGTGGGCAACTTCATTCTGGGCGTGCTGATGACGGCAGGCATAGGCGCGTATGCGCCCTGCATGGCCCTCATCTATTTTCTTGGCATGTCCCCCTTGGTGGCCTTCCCCATCATGATGGGTTCCTGCGCCTTTCTCATGCCCGTGGCCGGGCTCAAATTTATCAAGGAAGGCGCGTACGACCGCAAGATTTCCATGATCATCTCCCTGTCCGGCATTCTGGGTGTGAGCGTGGCCGCCATCTTTGTGAAATCCATTCCGCTCGGTGTATTGAAGTGGGTGGTCATCGGCGTGGTGCTCTACACCTCAGCGACCATGTTCTACGCCCTACTCAAGGGCAGAAGGGAAATGGGGAAGGCAGAGCCGCAGCGGGCCTCTGCCCCGGCACCGGAATAA
- a CDS encoding FAD-dependent oxidoreductase produces MRNSWDVVIVGAGPAGMSAAIETTKHGLSTLVLDRQIEPGGQIFRSVASSPLIHELGGDYAAGRPLAQRFLACGAQFEAGANVWDISPDQIYFSQNGRSQGVRCRQVLLASGAMERPVPLPGWTLPGVMGSGASDVLLKSASLLPQGPVVLCGNGPLILQAAVHLHHYKVPVRAVLFTGRLRNALLAMRHMAGAFARPAYFLHGMSMAAQTFLKHKCIFGAHDIRMEQDSPGGLKISYTGRGGRKTLAAATVLLHEGVISESRITRLARCRHQWNERQRYWHVSADMWGQTSVPAIRTAGDVAGVRGAVAAQAEGSLVGLDICRELGRLTTAQRDAEATFCRRVLWRCRALQPFLDQYFAPLPSMLQPADEAVVCRCEELTAGQLRKIVQQGCYTPDGLKAQARPGMGTCQGRMCGSAVVEMIAQTQGLPLESLPLYTAQPPLFPLRIGELVAMRSSADSL; encoded by the coding sequence ATGCGTAATTCATGGGATGTCGTCATTGTCGGTGCCGGTCCTGCGGGTATGAGCGCGGCCATCGAAACCACGAAGCATGGCCTGAGCACCCTGGTGCTGGATCGCCAGATCGAGCCGGGAGGTCAAATTTTCAGAAGTGTGGCCAGCTCACCCTTGATCCATGAATTGGGCGGCGATTACGCGGCGGGGCGTCCCCTGGCGCAACGCTTTCTGGCATGTGGGGCGCAGTTCGAGGCCGGGGCCAATGTGTGGGATATCTCTCCGGATCAGATCTATTTCAGTCAGAACGGGCGGAGCCAGGGAGTCAGGTGCCGTCAGGTGCTGCTGGCCTCGGGGGCTATGGAGCGCCCCGTGCCGCTGCCCGGCTGGACCTTGCCCGGCGTCATGGGGTCCGGCGCGTCCGACGTGCTGCTCAAGTCCGCCTCATTGCTGCCGCAGGGGCCGGTGGTGCTGTGCGGCAACGGGCCGCTCATTTTGCAGGCCGCCGTGCATCTGCACCACTACAAGGTGCCGGTGCGGGCCGTGCTCTTTACCGGCAGACTGCGCAACGCGTTGCTGGCCATGCGCCACATGGCCGGGGCGTTCGCCCGCCCTGCCTACTTTCTGCACGGCATGAGCATGGCCGCACAGACCTTCCTCAAGCACAAGTGTATATTCGGCGCACATGACATCCGCATGGAGCAGGATAGCCCGGGCGGGCTGAAGATCAGCTACACCGGCCGCGGCGGCAGAAAGACCTTGGCCGCCGCCACTGTGCTGCTGCATGAGGGCGTCATTTCCGAAAGCCGCATCACCAGACTGGCCCGCTGCCGCCATCAGTGGAATGAGCGCCAGCGCTACTGGCACGTCAGTGCGGACATGTGGGGTCAGACCAGTGTTCCCGCCATCCGTACGGCGGGGGACGTGGCCGGCGTGCGCGGGGCTGTGGCAGCTCAGGCCGAAGGCAGTCTTGTGGGGTTGGACATCTGCCGCGAACTGGGCCGCCTGACCACGGCGCAACGTGACGCCGAGGCGACCTTCTGTCGGCGCGTGCTTTGGCGGTGCCGGGCCTTGCAGCCCTTTCTTGACCAGTACTTCGCACCGTTACCGTCCATGCTGCAACCGGCGGATGAGGCTGTGGTGTGCCGCTGTGAGGAATTGACCGCCGGACAGTTGCGCAAAATTGTGCAGCAGGGCTGCTACACCCCTGACGGCCTCAAGGCTCAGGCCCGTCCGGGCATGGGCACCTGCCAGGGCCGCATGTGCGGTTCGGCGGTAGTGGAGATGATAGCCCAGACCCAGGGTCTGCCTCTGGAAAGTTTACCTTTGTACACGGCCCAGCCTCCGCTCTTTCCCTTACGCATAGGTGAACTGGTGGCCATGCGCAGTTCCGCAGATTCTCTGTAA
- a CDS encoding acetate--CoA ligase family protein: MDLNKLLKPRKMAVVGASEKPSTMGGDLLHNIKLWGRMEDVYMVNPKYDTIFGEKCYHSISDIPEDIDTVVICTSKKAVPGLLREAASKGCKGAVVYASGYGETRDEEGKRAQAELTALCHELDMALMGPNCGGFNNYIDRVCSFAFIIEDRNFRGNIGFVSQSGQLCQSLMENTTRFSYMMSVGNCSTVYVEDYMDFLVDDPDTKVVAVYVEGIKDPSKFISTLQKAARKRKPVVILKVGASEKASALASSHTGSMAGADKAFDAIAKKFGVIRVKDLEELHAISTVLSTLPELPAKPTFSAMAFSGGEGVVCADSAFYNGINFPDFESETRDALQAMLPYYATANNPLDMTFTMSYDSDVFAKALRTVMDDPNIGMCLLCFTILQKNIAPDVITMIEGIEKVARQGKAKPMAFVPLMENTRERALAERLAAVGVPILPPTHYAFSTLRHLADFIQYNADEKDLDLPVATKGQTVGAGTPVALTERVSKEKLGKYGMVRCVSL, translated from the coding sequence ATGGATCTGAACAAGCTATTGAAGCCCCGTAAAATGGCTGTGGTGGGCGCCAGTGAAAAACCGAGCACCATGGGCGGCGATCTGCTGCACAACATCAAGCTGTGGGGCCGTATGGAAGATGTGTACATGGTGAATCCCAAGTACGACACAATCTTCGGCGAAAAATGCTATCACAGCATTTCAGATATTCCGGAAGATATAGATACGGTGGTTATCTGCACTTCCAAAAAGGCGGTTCCCGGCCTTCTGCGCGAAGCCGCATCCAAGGGCTGCAAGGGCGCGGTAGTCTACGCCAGCGGCTATGGCGAGACACGCGACGAGGAGGGCAAGAGAGCTCAAGCCGAACTCACCGCTCTGTGCCATGAGCTGGACATGGCGCTCATGGGGCCCAACTGTGGTGGATTCAACAATTATATTGACAGAGTATGCTCTTTCGCCTTCATCATCGAAGATCGCAATTTCAGAGGCAACATAGGCTTTGTGTCGCAGAGCGGCCAGCTGTGCCAGTCGCTCATGGAGAACACGACCCGGTTTTCTTATATGATGTCCGTGGGCAACTGTTCCACCGTGTATGTGGAAGATTACATGGACTTTCTGGTGGACGATCCGGACACCAAAGTGGTGGCCGTCTATGTGGAAGGCATCAAAGATCCGTCCAAATTCATCAGCACGCTGCAAAAGGCCGCGCGTAAGCGTAAGCCTGTGGTTATCCTCAAGGTGGGCGCTTCGGAAAAAGCCAGCGCCCTGGCCTCATCCCACACCGGCAGTATGGCCGGAGCGGACAAGGCTTTTGACGCCATAGCCAAAAAGTTCGGCGTCATCAGGGTCAAAGACCTGGAAGAATTGCACGCCATATCCACAGTGCTGTCCACGCTGCCAGAACTACCAGCCAAACCTACTTTTTCGGCCATGGCCTTTTCCGGGGGCGAAGGTGTCGTCTGCGCCGACTCCGCCTTTTACAACGGTATCAATTTCCCCGATTTTGAATCGGAAACACGTGATGCCCTGCAAGCCATGCTGCCCTATTACGCCACAGCTAATAACCCCTTAGACATGACCTTCACCATGTCCTACGACAGCGACGTTTTCGCCAAGGCGCTCCGCACCGTCATGGACGATCCGAATATTGGCATGTGCCTGTTGTGCTTCACTATTTTACAAAAAAACATAGCTCCTGACGTCATCACCATGATTGAGGGTATTGAAAAGGTCGCAAGGCAGGGCAAGGCCAAGCCCATGGCCTTTGTGCCGCTGATGGAAAATACCCGTGAGCGAGCCCTGGCCGAGCGGCTGGCAGCGGTAGGGGTTCCCATTCTACCGCCCACTCACTACGCCTTTTCCACACTCAGACATCTGGCGGACTTCATTCAGTACAATGCCGACGAAAAAGATCTGGACCTGCCCGTCGCCACAAAGGGGCAGACGGTTGGTGCGGGAACCCCAGTGGCCCTCACGGAGCGCGTCAGCAAGGAAAAACTGGGCAAATATGGGATGGTGCGCTGTGTAAGTTTGTAA
- the ltrA gene encoding group II intron reverse transcriptase/maturase, with amino-acid sequence MNSIAKVSMSGRRVNGLFRLATNPEVLWKQAYANIYSNKGAITKGVDRNTLDGFSEERVNHLIGLLARREYCPKPVRRTYIPKKNGKLRPLGIPTGDDKLVQEVVRILLEQIYEPIFSENSHGFRPGKSCHSALRQVKNVWNGTKWIIEFDIKGFFDNINHNKMIEFLEKKIDDKRIIHIIRQMLKAGYAQDWKYNATWSGTPQGGVISPILANIYLHELDTFMEDMICQFNKGERRKDNPDYKKLCRQMIIINRELRELRQKFKEGKPLNDARKEILRERREIQKKMRVINSRLHVDSEYRRLRYVRYADDFIIGVIGTRKEAESVMLQVKEYINNVLLLEVSEEKTCIADANDGVRFLGYDIKTYTSTKTTKIAWGKGTCNRRTISEKMQLHIPSEKMFQYASKNGYGDMAIFRPKSRPALLRRSDVEILMTYNAEMRGLANYYSLAQGYKTALQRVIGLAQWSFFATLSHKHKSSIGKVARKMKLSAQSGYELKVNINGIPKSYRLFRLKDHEPPKIHNSNVDTPWDTTRFTMTRSELVQRLNANTCEYCGKTGGYMEVHHIKALKDVQGKKQLWQQMMCAMRRKTMVLCVDCHNELHRRDLPYWRAKARRHP; translated from the coding sequence ATGAATTCCATTGCAAAGGTTTCCATGAGTGGAAGAAGGGTCAATGGCCTGTTCAGGCTGGCGACCAACCCTGAAGTTCTGTGGAAGCAAGCCTATGCCAACATATACTCTAACAAGGGAGCCATAACAAAGGGCGTAGATAGAAATACGCTTGATGGGTTCTCCGAAGAAAGGGTGAACCATTTGATTGGGCTGTTGGCAAGGCGTGAATATTGTCCGAAACCTGTACGGCGCACATACATTCCCAAAAAGAATGGAAAGTTGCGTCCTCTCGGTATTCCAACCGGAGACGACAAACTGGTGCAAGAAGTGGTCAGAATCCTTCTTGAGCAAATCTATGAGCCTATTTTCTCTGAAAATTCTCATGGATTCAGACCGGGAAAATCCTGTCATTCTGCTTTGCGACAGGTAAAAAACGTCTGGAACGGAACGAAGTGGATTATTGAGTTTGATATCAAAGGATTCTTTGACAATATCAATCATAATAAGATGATTGAATTTCTGGAGAAGAAGATTGATGACAAGCGCATAATTCATATTATTCGTCAAATGCTCAAAGCTGGATACGCTCAAGATTGGAAATACAATGCTACATGGAGTGGGACACCACAAGGTGGCGTCATTTCACCAATATTAGCTAACATATACCTTCATGAACTTGATACGTTTATGGAAGATATGATTTGCCAATTCAACAAAGGTGAAAGACGAAAGGATAATCCCGATTACAAAAAGCTGTGTAGGCAGATGATTATAATCAATCGTGAGCTTAGAGAGCTTAGGCAGAAATTCAAAGAAGGCAAACCTTTGAATGATGCCCGCAAGGAGATACTACGCGAACGCCGAGAGATACAGAAAAAAATGCGAGTTATCAATTCCAGATTACACGTTGACTCTGAATATAGGAGGCTTCGTTACGTTAGGTATGCTGATGATTTCATCATTGGAGTCATTGGTACACGCAAAGAAGCTGAATCAGTAATGCTACAAGTGAAGGAATATATAAATAATGTTCTTCTGCTTGAAGTGTCTGAAGAGAAAACTTGTATCGCAGATGCAAATGATGGAGTTAGATTTCTTGGGTATGATATAAAGACATACACAAGCACAAAGACGACAAAAATTGCATGGGGAAAGGGAACTTGTAATCGAAGGACAATTTCAGAAAAAATGCAGCTCCACATTCCATCTGAAAAGATGTTCCAATACGCGAGTAAAAATGGCTATGGAGATATGGCAATATTCCGCCCAAAAAGTCGTCCTGCATTGTTACGGCGTAGCGATGTGGAAATATTGATGACATATAATGCGGAAATGAGAGGATTAGCAAATTATTATTCCCTTGCTCAAGGCTACAAAACAGCTCTGCAAAGAGTTATTGGTCTAGCCCAATGGAGTTTCTTTGCAACACTCTCTCATAAGCACAAGAGTTCCATAGGAAAAGTAGCTCGTAAAATGAAACTATCTGCTCAATCTGGATATGAACTGAAGGTAAATATCAACGGAATTCCAAAATCCTACAGGCTTTTCAGGTTGAAAGACCATGAACCTCCAAAAATCCATAATTCTAATGTGGATACTCCTTGGGACACTACACGATTCACAATGACTCGTTCAGAATTGGTGCAGCGATTAAATGCAAACACCTGCGAATATTGTGGGAAAACAGGGGGATATATGGAGGTTCATCACATTAAAGCTCTGAAGGATGTACAGGGAAAGAAGCAACTGTGGCAACAAATGATGTGCGCCATGCGTCGAAAGACCATGGTTCTCTGTGTTGATTGCCACAATGAGCTTCACCGCCGTGACCTTCCCTATTGGCGAGCCAAAGCAAGGAGGCATCCGTGA